One genomic segment of Hugenholtzia roseola DSM 9546 includes these proteins:
- a CDS encoding trypsin-like peptidase domain-containing protein: MQAILETFQKVVIQIATPYGAGTGFYLADFELIVTNYHVVAGCRQVAISGKYLKKSLAEVVFINVGKDLAFIKMPEETRYDFPKVELAHKNVQDGDTITAIGHPYGLSFTATRGIVSKAKRLYKNTYYIQLDAAINPGNSGGPLVNEAGEIVGVNTFILSEGKDLGFALHAQYLKEDLEEFVKLERKESLRCPSCANMVVEATLTNDYCPHCGTALTRLSQEDFQPTGVAKIIEDLLYELGKNAVLARVGANRWEIVEGSAKIFLHYQPETGYIFADSQLCSLPKSNISDIYSYLLHENYQLQGLRFSVHEQDVVLSMALFAQYLEPASARKQLYYLIKKSDEYDNILVQDYGASWRESEVF, translated from the coding sequence ATGCAAGCCATTCTCGAAACTTTTCAAAAAGTAGTCATTCAAATCGCAACCCCCTACGGCGCAGGGACGGGGTTTTATTTAGCCGATTTTGAACTTATCGTAACCAACTATCACGTAGTAGCAGGCTGTCGGCAGGTGGCAATCAGTGGTAAGTATCTGAAAAAGAGCTTGGCAGAGGTAGTTTTTATCAATGTGGGGAAGGATTTGGCGTTTATTAAGATGCCAGAAGAAACCCGCTATGACTTTCCCAAAGTAGAATTGGCACATAAAAACGTGCAAGATGGGGACACCATTACGGCTATCGGACACCCCTACGGGCTTAGTTTTACGGCAACGCGCGGCATTGTTTCGAAGGCGAAACGTTTATACAAAAATACATACTACATTCAATTAGATGCGGCTATCAATCCGGGCAATAGTGGCGGTCCCTTAGTGAATGAGGCGGGAGAGATTGTAGGCGTAAATACTTTTATTTTGTCGGAAGGGAAAGATTTGGGTTTTGCCCTGCATGCGCAATATTTAAAAGAAGACCTCGAAGAGTTTGTCAAATTAGAAAGAAAGGAGAGTTTGCGTTGCCCCTCTTGTGCCAATATGGTGGTAGAAGCTACGCTTACGAATGATTATTGTCCGCATTGTGGCACAGCCCTAACACGCCTAAGTCAGGAGGATTTTCAGCCCACAGGCGTTGCCAAAATTATAGAAGATTTGCTCTATGAGTTGGGTAAAAATGCCGTTTTAGCGCGTGTAGGCGCAAATCGTTGGGAAATTGTAGAAGGCAGTGCCAAGATATTTCTGCACTATCAGCCCGAAACAGGCTATATCTTTGCCGACTCTCAACTTTGCAGCCTGCCCAAATCGAATATCAGCGATATTTATAGCTACCTTTTGCACGAAAATTATCAGTTACAGGGCTTGCGTTTTAGCGTGCATGAGCAAGATGTTGTGCTTTCGATGGCTCTTTTTGCCCAATATCTCGAACCTGCATCGGCGCGTAAGCAGTTGTATTATCTAATCAAAAAGTCAGACGAATACGATAACATCTTGGTACAAGACTACGGTGCGTCTTGGCGCGAATCGGAAGTCTTTTAA
- a CDS encoding lipoprotein signal peptidase, protein MRYLPYFGFALLLILADQALKLYIHFNIPLDGEIPVFGDWFKLHHTLNPGMAFGIELGSEYGKLGLTLFRTLAVLVIGYFLARAVREKQPRGLLVSGAAIWGGALGNVVDSTFYGVFIEGNATPIGAIEPPFYPWFHGQVIDMFYFDIWKGYFPEYVPLWGGKYFSFFPIFNIADAAIFCGVVAVLIWHKKFFPHVTEEEERKKENQPTQEVE, encoded by the coding sequence ATGCGATACCTGCCCTATTTTGGCTTTGCGCTCTTGCTTATTCTTGCCGACCAAGCCCTCAAACTCTACATTCATTTCAATATTCCCTTAGATGGGGAGATTCCTGTTTTTGGCGACTGGTTCAAATTGCACCACACCCTAAACCCTGGCATGGCGTTTGGCATCGAATTGGGTTCGGAATATGGGAAATTGGGGCTTACGCTTTTTCGCACGCTGGCAGTCTTGGTCATTGGTTATTTCTTGGCACGTGCCGTCAGGGAAAAGCAGCCGCGCGGCTTGCTTGTGTCGGGCGCAGCGATTTGGGGCGGCGCGTTGGGCAATGTCGTAGATAGCACTTTTTATGGTGTTTTCATCGAGGGCAATGCCACACCAATCGGCGCGATAGAACCCCCTTTCTATCCTTGGTTTCATGGGCAGGTGATAGATATGTTCTATTTTGATATATGGAAAGGTTATTTTCCTGAATATGTACCCCTTTGGGGCGGCAAATACTTCTCTTTTTTCCCTATCTTCAATATCGCTGATGCGGCTATCTTCTGTGGCGTAGTGGCGGTGCTAATTTGGCACAAAAAGTTTTTCCCACACGTAACGGAAGAGGAGGAACGAAAAAAAGAAAATCAGCCCACACAAGAGGTAGAATAG
- a CDS encoding SpoIIE family protein phosphatase, translating into MIKYFFLCTLFLLMMPLSAQQYLFKEYGLGHGLPQSELPSPQAICVDSQGRIWVVTNGGGMAILEQEKYRLFKEKDGLNSNLLMGLIESPEKELWILSQNKSISRYDGHNFYSYPELEGKLRLGGTLACDKRGNVWVLVFGGGVGINQTLYWKPRQSQTFVPFEQADSLTAPSPTLGLTHTLDYDPILSQNGKLYAFDGKVFVEKKYPSDSLLVGKNLFFNYKDFEGNEWLTAIDPNTGNAHLLFFEVRKKRFTKIEVPQPFIWGLGWQVRYFTNKKLYLVNPNLNQILIYQNKKFVKSYGFANGLQGALTGCGAVVEDSVGSVWVGTRGAGLIKLPNDYFSNFTQQDGLQGNMTFGIYEDSKKRVWLGSSAAGITLYEGGRLKTVLASNQQAAVGRVSHFFEKGDTIFAATGGGIISIIESEKDKFSWQFSHQRFHIPAGYYRTIRRIDDIVWFCSQANGVFGYDIVADSLLYQFNLNEVGSSTILDVKKDKKGNYWFATFNGLSKWDGKKFELFNTKQGLKNNFILQIHIDRKDHIWAVAYNGGLARFDGKNFTTYQSGEGLSSDIIYSILPVSKVQNQYWIGTQRGLDKATFDDRGNLVKVEYFNKELGYLGEESNGKAIMEDSEGGIWVGHLTGVTRCDFGSAVAPKAHKTFITAVNLSLNQTNWRDSTYQKWYESLTTWENLPQKLRLPAEENSLVIRFYTTDFSNPKGATYQWQLEGLHSDFQPPTYRSEANFSNLPAGTYTFKVRSRVQENQAWSQTATFEFEVLPKWWQKIEVQIIGFLFSTLMIFGLIKWRTKSLEASKIALEKLVKERTQEVVRQKDEILEKNKTLEVQQEKLSQAYDEIQEKNQNITASITYAKRIQEAMLPSQERIWRILPQSFVFYQPRDIVSGDFYWLSEIDHQIIIAAVDCTGHGVPGAFMSVIGSNILYEVIESQRILEPAAILYALHENVRRHLNQDQTHNRDGMDIALCIIDKNERLLHFAGAKNPLLHVRQGSFELIKGSKYPIGGIGSSQNPIFTQKSIPIAEDSTFYIYSDGFQDQFGGKEGRKYMSQRFQALLVSLSKRPLQAQKEALAEELTLWQQAGKEEQVDDILVIGFKF; encoded by the coding sequence ATGATAAAATATTTTTTCCTTTGCACGTTGTTTCTTTTGATGATGCCACTTTCGGCACAGCAATATCTTTTTAAAGAATACGGTTTGGGGCATGGGCTGCCTCAATCGGAACTTCCAAGCCCACAGGCGATTTGTGTAGATAGTCAGGGGCGCATTTGGGTCGTAACCAATGGGGGCGGCATGGCAATTTTAGAACAAGAAAAGTATCGCCTCTTCAAAGAAAAAGACGGACTCAATAGCAACCTTTTAATGGGACTTATAGAAAGCCCTGAAAAAGAACTTTGGATACTTTCACAAAACAAAAGCATTTCCCGATATGATGGGCATAACTTTTATTCCTACCCCGAATTAGAGGGCAAATTGCGCTTAGGTGGCACTCTCGCCTGCGATAAAAGAGGCAATGTTTGGGTCTTGGTCTTTGGTGGAGGCGTGGGTATCAATCAGACGCTCTATTGGAAACCGCGCCAAAGTCAGACCTTCGTACCTTTCGAGCAAGCCGATTCGCTTACTGCCCCTTCGCCTACGTTGGGTCTGACACATACCTTAGATTATGACCCAATTTTGTCGCAAAACGGGAAATTATATGCTTTTGATGGGAAAGTTTTTGTAGAAAAAAAATACCCTTCCGATTCGCTTCTGGTAGGCAAAAACCTGTTTTTCAATTACAAAGACTTCGAGGGAAATGAATGGCTCACCGCCATAGACCCTAACACAGGCAATGCGCACCTTCTTTTTTTCGAGGTAAGAAAAAAGCGTTTCACAAAAATTGAAGTGCCGCAGCCTTTTATTTGGGGTTTGGGGTGGCAGGTACGCTATTTTACAAATAAAAAATTGTATTTAGTAAATCCAAACCTAAACCAAATTTTAATATATCAAAACAAAAAATTTGTCAAATCTTATGGCTTTGCCAATGGTTTGCAGGGCGCACTAACGGGCTGTGGAGCAGTAGTGGAAGATTCGGTAGGCTCGGTTTGGGTAGGAACGCGCGGCGCAGGACTTATTAAATTGCCCAACGATTATTTTAGCAATTTTACCCAACAAGATGGCTTGCAAGGCAATATGACTTTTGGTATCTATGAAGATAGCAAAAAAAGAGTGTGGCTTGGCAGCAGTGCCGCAGGCATTACGCTTTACGAAGGCGGCAGGCTCAAAACCGTCCTTGCCAGCAACCAGCAAGCCGCCGTAGGGCGCGTATCGCATTTTTTTGAAAAGGGCGACACCATTTTTGCCGCCACAGGAGGAGGTATTATTTCAATTATAGAATCAGAAAAAGACAAATTTTCTTGGCAATTCAGCCATCAAAGGTTTCATATTCCTGCGGGCTATTACAGAACCATCAGGCGCATAGATGATATTGTTTGGTTTTGTTCGCAAGCAAATGGCGTTTTTGGGTACGATATAGTCGCCGATAGTTTGTTGTATCAATTCAATTTGAATGAAGTGGGTTCGAGTACGATACTCGATGTCAAGAAAGATAAAAAAGGCAACTATTGGTTTGCTACCTTCAACGGACTTAGCAAATGGGACGGCAAAAAGTTTGAACTTTTCAATACCAAACAAGGGCTTAAAAATAATTTTATCCTCCAAATTCATATCGATAGGAAAGACCACATCTGGGCAGTGGCTTACAATGGTGGCTTGGCGCGTTTCGATGGCAAAAATTTTACTACCTATCAAAGCGGCGAAGGGCTTTCTTCGGATATTATTTACTCTATTCTGCCCGTTTCGAAGGTTCAAAATCAATATTGGATAGGCACACAAAGAGGCTTAGACAAAGCCACTTTCGACGACAGAGGCAATCTCGTCAAAGTAGAATATTTCAACAAAGAACTTGGCTATTTGGGTGAAGAATCAAACGGCAAGGCGATAATGGAAGATAGCGAAGGCGGCATTTGGGTTGGGCATCTTACAGGGGTTACGAGGTGCGATTTTGGCTCTGCCGTTGCTCCAAAAGCTCACAAGACTTTTATCACTGCCGTCAATTTGTCGCTTAATCAGACCAACTGGCGCGATTCTACCTATCAGAAATGGTATGAAAGTCTGACCACTTGGGAAAATCTACCCCAAAAGTTGCGCCTGCCTGCCGAAGAAAATTCGCTCGTCATTCGTTTCTACACCACAGACTTTTCTAACCCCAAAGGCGCAACCTATCAATGGCAATTAGAAGGACTGCACAGCGATTTCCAACCGCCTACCTACCGCTCGGAAGCCAACTTTTCAAACCTGCCCGCAGGCACTTACACCTTCAAAGTGCGCTCTCGTGTGCAGGAGAATCAGGCTTGGAGTCAAACGGCTACTTTTGAGTTTGAGGTCTTGCCGAAATGGTGGCAAAAAATTGAGGTGCAGATAATTGGCTTTCTGTTCTCAACTTTGATGATTTTTGGTCTTATCAAATGGCGTACTAAGAGTTTGGAAGCCAGCAAGATTGCCTTAGAAAAGTTGGTAAAGGAGCGCACCCAAGAGGTAGTCAGACAAAAAGATGAGATTTTAGAAAAAAATAAGACCTTAGAAGTGCAGCAAGAGAAACTTTCACAGGCTTATGACGAAATTCAAGAGAAAAATCAGAACATTACGGCGAGCATTACCTACGCCAAGCGCATACAAGAGGCGATGCTACCTTCGCAGGAGCGCATTTGGCGCATTTTGCCACAAAGTTTCGTCTTTTATCAGCCGCGCGACATTGTTTCAGGAGATTTTTATTGGCTTTCCGAAATCGACCATCAGATTATTATTGCAGCCGTAGATTGCACAGGGCATGGCGTGCCGGGGGCGTTTATGTCGGTCATTGGTAGCAATATTTTGTATGAAGTCATTGAAAGTCAGCGCATTTTAGAGCCTGCCGCTATTTTATACGCCCTGCACGAAAATGTGCGCCGCCACCTCAATCAAGACCAAACACACAACCGCGACGGCATGGACATCGCCCTTTGTATCATCGACAAAAACGAGCGGTTGCTACATTTTGCAGGGGCAAAAAATCCGCTCTTGCATGTGCGCCAGGGCAGTTTTGAACTTATCAAAGGCAGCAAATATCCCATTGGCGGCATTGGCAGCAGCCAGAATCCTATCTTTACACAAAAATCTATTCCGATAGCCGAAGATAGCACCTTTTACATCTATTCAGACGGTTTTCAAGACCAATTTGGCGGCAAAGAGGGGCGCAAGTACATGTCCCAACGCTTTCAAGCCCTTTTGGTGAGCCTATCAAAGCGTCCGCTACAAGCGCAAAAAGAAGCATTGGCAGAAGAACTCACGCTTTGGCAGCAGGCAGGCAAAGAAGAACAGGTAGATGATATTTTGGTGATAGGGTTTAAATTTTAA
- the ade gene encoding adenine deaminase has product MTTIRTNLVNIAEKRIYPVEILIENGKIAALKPLEKEARVAHFALSGFIDAHVHIESSMLVPSSFAPLALAQGTVATVSDPHEIANVLGIKGVLFMIENAKQTPLKFYFGAPSCVPATPFETAGATLGVEEVAQLLALPEVLYLAEMMNFPAVIARQPEVMAKIEQAHRLGKPVDGHAPALRGADLKKYIEAGIYTDHEAFTEEEAAEKLALGMKILIREGSAAKNFEALIGLLDAHYPNMMFCSDDKHPDDLALGHINQLVSRAVKKGLDLFKVLQVACLNPIAHYGLSVGGLEVGKAADFIIVEDLENFEVLQTYIEGNLVYDKAQKETFLNAKPLEKEVVSQLNSFKARKRKAEDFAFPIPKWVRRLQVIEVLDGELITRSLVYKMKKIRQMTGLKNGDNFEAILFEDILKIVVLNRYVEDAPIAIGYVKNFGLKKGAIASTVAHDSHNLIAVGTSDESLAEVINLLIETQGGIAAVSPFEKPQVLPLPIAGLMSDKDGLSVAQAYTQIDTYAKNLCHPPLRAPFMTLSFMALLVIPYLKMSDKGLFDGQKFDFTKVFQ; this is encoded by the coding sequence ATGACTACAATACGCACAAACTTAGTAAATATTGCGGAAAAGCGCATCTACCCCGTTGAAATTCTGATAGAAAACGGAAAGATTGCCGCTTTGAAGCCACTTGAAAAAGAGGCGCGAGTGGCACATTTTGCCCTCTCTGGCTTTATAGATGCACACGTGCATATAGAAAGTTCGATGTTAGTGCCGAGCAGTTTTGCGCCCTTGGCTTTGGCACAAGGCACTGTCGCGACCGTTTCCGACCCACACGAGATAGCCAACGTCTTGGGCATCAAAGGGGTGCTTTTTATGATAGAAAACGCCAAACAAACGCCTTTAAAATTCTACTTCGGTGCGCCCAGTTGTGTGCCTGCCACGCCCTTCGAAACCGCAGGCGCGACTTTGGGAGTAGAAGAAGTAGCCCAATTATTAGCCCTGCCCGAAGTTTTGTATTTGGCTGAAATGATGAATTTCCCTGCCGTCATTGCCCGCCAACCAGAGGTGATGGCGAAAATAGAGCAGGCACACCGTTTGGGAAAACCCGTAGATGGGCATGCCCCTGCCTTGCGCGGCGCGGATTTGAAAAAATACATAGAGGCAGGCATTTATACCGACCACGAAGCCTTTACAGAGGAGGAGGCAGCCGAAAAGTTGGCTTTGGGTATGAAAATCTTGATACGCGAAGGAAGCGCGGCTAAAAATTTTGAAGCCCTTATCGGACTTTTAGACGCGCACTATCCCAATATGATGTTCTGTTCGGACGATAAACACCCCGACGATTTAGCCCTTGGACATATCAATCAATTAGTGAGCCGTGCCGTAAAAAAGGGACTCGATTTGTTTAAGGTCTTGCAGGTAGCTTGTCTGAATCCGATTGCGCATTATGGCTTATCTGTAGGCGGCTTGGAGGTAGGAAAGGCGGCGGATTTTATTATCGTCGAGGATTTGGAAAACTTTGAAGTCTTGCAGACTTATATCGAAGGCAATTTGGTCTATGACAAAGCCCAAAAAGAGACCTTTCTAAATGCCAAACCGCTGGAAAAGGAGGTTGTTTCCCAACTTAATTCTTTTAAAGCCCGAAAAAGAAAAGCAGAAGATTTTGCCTTTCCTATTCCGAAATGGGTGCGCCGCTTGCAGGTAATTGAAGTCCTTGATGGCGAGCTGATTACGCGCAGTTTGGTCTATAAAATGAAAAAAATAAGACAAATGACGGGCTTGAAAAATGGCGATAACTTCGAGGCAATACTTTTTGAGGACATTCTCAAAATAGTGGTCTTGAACCGTTATGTAGAAGATGCGCCGATTGCGATAGGCTATGTCAAGAATTTTGGTCTGAAAAAAGGGGCAATCGCTTCCACTGTCGCACACGATTCGCACAATCTTATCGCCGTCGGGACAAGCGACGAAAGTTTGGCAGAGGTTATCAATTTGCTGATAGAAACGCAGGGGGGCATTGCAGCCGTTTCACCTTTTGAAAAGCCGCAGGTATTGCCTTTGCCTATTGCAGGTTTGATGTCGGATAAAGATGGCTTATCGGTAGCGCAGGCATACACACAAATCGATACGTATGCTAAAAATCTTTGTCACCCGCCTTTACGTGCACCCTTCATGACCCTTTCTTTTATGGCACTTTTGGTTATTCCCTATCTGAAAATGAGCGACAAAGGGCTTTTTGATGGACAAAAATTTGACTTCACAAAGGTTTTTCAGTAG
- the coaE gene encoding dephospho-CoA kinase (Dephospho-CoA kinase (CoaE) performs the final step in coenzyme A biosynthesis.): MKTKPRQIGITGGIGSGKSYVCQLFAAYQIPIYEADKRAHQVMEEDSDLKAAIISLFGSKSYIDEGKLNRAYLAEVVFNQTSKIKQLENLVHPAVARDYAAWVASQKAAPYVLKEAALLFETGSYLQLDATILVSAPLETRLERVQKRDPHRTREQILAIIAKQMPDAEKEKLATYHLDNSPWADIKAQVAALHQILIASSMA, from the coding sequence ATGAAGACAAAGCCACGACAAATTGGCATTACGGGCGGTATTGGTAGTGGTAAAAGTTATGTATGCCAACTTTTTGCTGCCTATCAGATACCTATTTACGAAGCCGATAAACGCGCTCATCAGGTGATGGAAGAAGATTCAGACTTGAAGGCGGCTATAATTTCTCTTTTTGGCTCAAAATCTTACATCGACGAGGGAAAGCTCAATCGCGCCTACTTAGCCGAAGTAGTTTTCAATCAGACTTCAAAAATAAAACAATTAGAGAATTTGGTACACCCTGCCGTCGCACGCGACTATGCCGCTTGGGTGGCTTCACAAAAGGCTGCGCCCTATGTTTTGAAGGAGGCTGCATTGCTTTTCGAAACAGGGTCGTATTTACAATTAGATGCAACCATTTTGGTAAGTGCGCCGCTCGAAACGCGCCTTGAGCGTGTGCAGAAAAGAGACCCCCATCGAACAAGGGAGCAGATTTTAGCCATCATCGCCAAGCAGATGCCTGATGCAGAGAAAGAAAAGTTGGCAACCTATCATCTCGATAACAGCCCTTGGGCAGACATCAAGGCGCAAGTGGCGGCTTTGCATCAAATTTTAATCGCTTCCTCGATGGCGTAG
- a CDS encoding lysozyme: protein MDTFHKRLLLPTLLLCLCVFGAFQSPNWAEVRSALHQTFTPDSLLADTLSESEALATASEEAQFSWEDLKDYIRAHETLLTKPRACSGGYMSIGYGHVLTAKDKALYKGITAAQADSLLEHDLGLARSWVESQLDLAPQELMAITHFCYAFGSSKLRKSTLFQKLKNGEPIEQELARWVHVNGRPNAYLKKQREFEANLFYGRMPKPLRPVEPLLDEQDGMQEEQTQSQAAAEDTEKADSLETTQAQMLDNKH from the coding sequence ATGGATACATTTCACAAGCGACTTCTTTTGCCTACTCTGTTGCTCTGTCTATGCGTTTTTGGTGCTTTCCAAAGTCCTAATTGGGCAGAAGTTCGTTCTGCTTTGCACCAAACCTTTACGCCCGATTCGCTTTTAGCAGATACCCTATCTGAAAGCGAAGCCCTTGCAACAGCCAGCGAAGAAGCACAGTTTTCGTGGGAGGATTTGAAAGATTATATTCGCGCCCATGAAACGCTGCTTACCAAACCGCGTGCTTGTTCGGGCGGTTATATGAGTATCGGCTACGGACATGTGCTAACGGCAAAAGACAAAGCCCTTTACAAAGGGATTACAGCCGCACAAGCCGACTCACTCTTGGAGCATGACCTTGGCTTGGCTCGCTCTTGGGTAGAAAGTCAGTTAGACCTTGCCCCACAGGAGCTAATGGCAATCACACACTTTTGTTATGCCTTTGGTTCGAGCAAATTGCGCAAGAGTACCTTGTTTCAGAAGCTCAAAAATGGAGAGCCAATAGAGCAAGAGTTAGCCCGTTGGGTGCATGTCAATGGACGACCCAATGCGTATTTGAAAAAACAACGCGAATTTGAGGCGAATCTCTTTTATGGGCGTATGCCCAAGCCGCTGCGCCCTGTCGAGCCTTTGCTTGATGAGCAGGACGGTATGCAAGAAGAGCAGACCCAAAGCCAAGCAGCTGCCGAAGACACAGAAAAGGCAGACTCGCTGGAAACGACGCAAGCACAAATGCTTGACAACAAGCACTAA
- a CDS encoding tetratricopeptide repeat protein encodes MLQFLYLFWIQRATTFSWFRPFIPNLFHSQKSQNNMNWKICLLLPLLSLSFSVFAQTALDDFVKGKNLRSQRQYKQAIEQFDIAISKDASVPNYHYEKALCHMMMQQGDQAIASFEKTVALKPDYVDAHSRLAVLYKKNKQYDQAIVAYDNAYKHETDANKRLSYKLNIITILARNRKIQEAGQHIADAKKIAPEDLQVLYFDAKYNNTVNKYEEAKNSALKAVGKLTSDAPQDIARYYFELGYAYHYLAKYDEKEEAFKKAQWGPYVKPIIELSPQFYHAIALSYFKIYEMDKSKELVETALKMRKDFPQAHDLLVKIASSSTDKSAVIEHQKTAIQTEPNAIKRAYKFADLAELELESGRYEDAIKSADECLQQQPKNYAVVFIKAIAQHKLKNTAQSIKTLDELLQFPGIDPETKAQYNFAMGVFFEKINEKDKALEAYKRAVYGTYKYASLQQIDRLKPADQPDETTPDTKDAVGEE; translated from the coding sequence ATGTTGCAATTTCTCTATTTGTTTTGGATACAAAGGGCAACTACCTTCTCTTGGTTTCGTCCTTTTATCCCCAATCTTTTTCATTCACAAAAAAGCCAAAACAATATGAACTGGAAAATATGCCTTCTTTTACCTCTCCTAAGCCTTTCCTTTTCGGTGTTTGCGCAAACTGCCTTAGACGACTTTGTAAAAGGTAAGAACCTCCGCAGCCAAAGGCAGTATAAACAAGCCATCGAGCAATTTGACATCGCCATCTCAAAAGATGCCTCCGTTCCCAACTATCATTACGAAAAGGCACTCTGCCACATGATGATGCAGCAGGGCGACCAAGCTATCGCAAGTTTCGAAAAGACGGTTGCTTTGAAACCCGACTATGTAGATGCTCATTCGCGTTTGGCTGTTCTTTACAAAAAAAATAAGCAATACGACCAAGCCATCGTCGCCTACGACAACGCCTACAAGCACGAAACTGATGCCAATAAGCGACTTTCTTACAAGCTCAATATCATCACCATTTTGGCACGCAACCGCAAAATTCAGGAAGCAGGGCAGCATATCGCTGATGCTAAAAAAATTGCGCCCGAAGATTTGCAGGTCTTGTATTTTGATGCTAAATACAATAACACCGTCAATAAGTACGAGGAGGCTAAAAATAGCGCACTCAAAGCCGTAGGCAAACTGACCAGCGACGCACCACAGGACATCGCACGCTATTATTTCGAATTGGGATATGCCTATCACTACTTAGCCAAGTATGACGAAAAAGAAGAAGCCTTCAAAAAAGCACAATGGGGACCTTATGTAAAGCCTATCATCGAGCTTTCGCCCCAGTTCTATCACGCCATTGCCCTTTCTTATTTCAAAATCTATGAAATGGACAAAAGCAAGGAATTGGTAGAAACGGCATTGAAGATGCGCAAAGACTTCCCACAAGCACACGACCTTTTGGTGAAAATTGCCTCCTCTTCTACTGATAAATCTGCCGTTATTGAACACCAAAAAACGGCGATTCAGACCGAACCCAACGCCATCAAACGCGCCTACAAGTTTGCAGACTTAGCAGAATTAGAGCTTGAATCAGGACGCTATGAAGATGCCATCAAGTCGGCAGACGAATGTTTGCAACAGCAGCCTAAAAACTATGCCGTTGTCTTTATCAAAGCCATTGCCCAGCACAAGCTCAAAAATACGGCGCAGTCTATCAAAACCTTAGACGAACTCTTGCAGTTTCCCGGCATCGACCCCGAAACAAAGGCGCAGTACAACTTTGCAATGGGCGTTTTCTTCGAGAAAATCAACGAGAAAGACAAAGCCTTAGAAGCCTACAAACGCGCCGTATATGGCACTTATAAATACGCTTCTTTGCAGCAAATAGACCGCCTCAAGCCCGCAGACCAGCCAGACGAAACAACACCTGACACCAAAGATGCGGTAGGTGAAGAATAG
- a CDS encoding MFS transporter: protein MLDANLPAAPKNQPKVLNAWASFDWANSVYNLVITTTIFPIFFNQASRAAYGSDVVSFFGFSVENTVLYSYALSVAYLFITLLSPFLSGIADYGGKKKFFMQFFTYLGAFSCMILFFFKGSNVELAIISAALASIGYAGGMVFYNAFLPEIATEDRYDSVSARGFAMGYIGSVILQIVNILMVEKPEWFGIEDAAMGARYSFLTVGVWWLVFSQIAFFYLRDTRHTLESLGSVAKRGIEELKEVGRLILKMPRLLRFLIAFSFYNMGVQTVMFMASLFGEKELQLPTSELIGIILVIQLVAAIGAFVFSKISARFGNLSALLIMVVMWIGICVAAYFVRKGTYDFHILAIWVGLIMGGIQSLSRSTFSKYLPEDTANTASFFSFFNIAERFSTSLGMLAYGLIEQLTGNMRNSAIGLMLFFLVGLVALWSLRKVSREGSPQ, encoded by the coding sequence ATGCTGGACGCAAATCTGCCTGCTGCCCCTAAAAATCAACCCAAAGTTTTGAACGCTTGGGCTTCTTTTGATTGGGCAAATTCGGTTTATAATTTGGTGATTACCACTACCATTTTTCCCATTTTCTTCAACCAAGCCTCGCGTGCTGCCTATGGTAGTGACGTAGTTTCCTTTTTTGGCTTTTCGGTAGAAAATACCGTCTTGTACTCTTACGCGCTTTCGGTAGCCTATCTTTTCATTACCTTGCTTTCGCCCTTTCTTTCAGGCATTGCCGATTATGGCGGCAAGAAGAAGTTTTTTATGCAGTTTTTCACCTATTTAGGTGCGTTTTCTTGTATGATTTTGTTTTTCTTCAAAGGTAGCAATGTCGAGCTTGCAATTATTTCAGCCGCCCTTGCCAGCATTGGCTATGCAGGAGGCATGGTCTTTTACAATGCCTTTTTACCAGAAATTGCAACCGAAGACCGCTATGATAGCGTCAGTGCGCGTGGCTTTGCGATGGGCTATATCGGGAGTGTGATTTTGCAAATCGTCAATATTTTAATGGTGGAAAAGCCCGAATGGTTTGGCATAGAAGATGCTGCTATGGGTGCGCGTTATTCCTTTCTGACAGTAGGCGTTTGGTGGCTTGTTTTTTCTCAAATTGCCTTTTTCTACCTACGCGACACGCGCCACACCTTAGAAAGTTTGGGCAGCGTCGCCAAAAGAGGCATAGAAGAACTCAAAGAAGTAGGGCGGCTTATTTTGAAGATGCCACGCCTATTGCGCTTTCTTATCGCCTTTTCTTTCTACAACATGGGCGTGCAAACAGTGATGTTTATGGCTTCGCTTTTTGGTGAGAAAGAGCTACAACTACCTACTTCCGAGCTTATCGGGATTATTTTGGTGATACAATTAGTGGCGGCGATTGGTGCTTTTGTGTTTTCTAAAATTTCGGCACGTTTTGGCAACTTATCCGCCCTTCTGATAATGGTCGTGATGTGGATAGGCATCTGTGTAGCCGCTTATTTTGTGCGCAAAGGCACGTATGATTTCCACATCTTGGCAATATGGGTCGGGCTGATTATGGGGGGCATACAATCCCTTTCGCGCTCTACATTTTCTAAGTATTTACCCGAAGATACGGCAAATACCGCTTCTTTTTTTAGCTTTTTCAACATTGCCGAAAGATTTTCTACCTCCTTGGGCATGCTTGCCTACGGACTCATCGAGCAACTTACAGGCAATATGCGCAACTCCGCTATCGGTTTGATGCTCTTTTTCTTGGTCGGATTGGTCGCTTTGTGGAGCTTGCGAAAGGTAAGCCGCGAGGGAAGTCCGCAATAA